Proteins co-encoded in one Uloborus diversus isolate 005 chromosome 9, Udiv.v.3.1, whole genome shotgun sequence genomic window:
- the LOC129229311 gene encoding uncharacterized protein LOC129229311 isoform X2, producing MMMIMNDNHVQPEVPPVASSDMQKKDQRRRSERIRKRNSSKRQSEEAQEEGSSTQSKRGPKRNLEEKGKKRKNYQEEKGTREKKIYRNGAYLSKGEY from the exons atgatgatgataatgaatGATAACCACGTACAGCCAGAGGTGCCACCAGTTGCTTCTAGTGACATGCAG AAAAAGGATCAACGAAGAAGGTCGGAAAGGATACGAAAAAGGAATTCCTCAAAG AGGCAAAGTGAAGAAGCTCAAGAGGAAGGAAGTAGCACACAATCTAAAAG GGGGCCAAAAAGAAACTtagaagaaaaaggaaagaaaagaaagaattatcaagaagaaaaaggaacaagagaaaaaaaaatctacagaaaTGGTGCATATTTATCAAAGGGTGAATACTGA